Proteins from one Bacteroidota bacterium genomic window:
- a CDS encoding alpha-glucosidase translates to MMSVKQDFDFIWWKHGVIYHIYPRSFYDSNNDGIGDLKGIIEKLDYLKVLGVSAIWLSPIYESPLNDYGYDIQDYRSIDKSYGDMEDFKNLLFHAHQKGIRVIMDMVMNHTSHMHKWFIESSESKENDKRDWYIWKDGKKGKAPNNWKSVFGGSGWEWDSKTEQYYFHSFLKEQPDLNWRNKELQHTFYQEIKFWLDMGVDGFRLDVINFIIKDRKFRNNRRFPSNLFFNRKMYNRNRPKSIRIVRALRQILDQYDQRMLVGEIYTPPPGDNKIVNDYLSNGEDALNLAFNFSLIFRYWSSKRYARYIREVESSIPEKAWPCHVLSNHDLLRSYNRFGMGMHKADKAKILAVLLLTLRGTPFIYYGEEIGMQNQKIKRKHISDPLGKKFWPLFSGRDKSRTPMQWTNEENGGFTKGTPWLPLNRD, encoded by the coding sequence ATGATGAGCGTTAAACAAGATTTTGATTTCATTTGGTGGAAACACGGGGTTATTTATCATATTTATCCACGTAGTTTCTATGATTCAAATAATGATGGAATTGGAGATTTGAAGGGAATTATTGAGAAATTAGATTATTTGAAAGTTCTTGGGGTTAGTGCAATTTGGCTTTCTCCTATTTATGAATCTCCATTAAATGATTATGGTTACGATATTCAAGATTATCGATCAATTGATAAATCATATGGAGATATGGAAGATTTCAAAAATCTCCTTTTTCATGCTCACCAAAAGGGCATTAGGGTGATAATGGACATGGTTATGAATCATACTTCACACATGCACAAATGGTTTATTGAATCCAGTGAATCCAAAGAAAACGACAAAAGGGATTGGTATATTTGGAAAGATGGGAAAAAGGGTAAAGCTCCAAATAACTGGAAATCTGTATTTGGTGGAAGCGGATGGGAATGGGATTCGAAAACGGAACAGTATTACTTTCACTCTTTTTTAAAAGAGCAACCAGATCTTAATTGGCGAAATAAAGAACTGCAACATACATTTTATCAGGAAATTAAATTTTGGCTTGATATGGGTGTTGATGGATTCCGGCTTGATGTGATTAACTTTATTATAAAGGATCGAAAATTTCGAAATAACCGAAGATTCCCGAGTAATCTGTTTTTTAATCGGAAAATGTATAACCGAAACAGACCAAAGTCAATAAGGATTGTAAGGGCATTACGACAAATTCTTGATCAGTACGATCAGCGTATGTTAGTTGGTGAAATTTACACTCCTCCACCCGGTGATAATAAAATTGTTAACGATTATTTAAGCAATGGTGAGGATGCCTTGAATTTGGCATTTAACTTTTCACTAATTTTTCGCTATTGGAGTTCAAAAAGATATGCCAGATATATCAGGGAAGTTGAAAGTAGTATTCCGGAAAAAGCATGGCCCTGCCATGTATTAAGCAACCACGATTTGTTGCGAAGTTATAACCGTTTTGGCATGGGTATGCATAAAGCCGATAAAGCAAAGATATTAGCAGTTTTGCTGCTCACATTAAGAGGGACTCCATTTATTTATTATGGTGAAGAAATTGGTATGCAGAATCAAAAAATAAAGCGTAAGCATATTAGCGATCCCTTAGGCAAAAAATTTTGGCCCTTATTTAGTGGGAGGGATAAATCCAGAACACCGATGCAATGGACAAATGAAGAAAATGGAGGATTCACGAAGGGCACTCCTTGGTTGCCTCTTAATCGAGATT
- a CDS encoding glycosyltransferase, with protein sequence MNVIDKTPSSFKNELAYELKTYLNSQKQKFPEDEVLKIDLHCHDYNSDVPDELLGRILKVPETWLPTERLLKTLKKNKTDVITITNHNNARSCFDLIEKGIDVLVGTEFSCTVPDFDIGIHVLTYGFTQKQEIKLNKLRKNVYQFLMYAHAHNIPTIWAHPLYHYSVKGTPPFDFFSKMALVFERFEVLNGQRDTWQNMLVKTWLESLTREQIDNDAKKFDIDLSLYCTNPYKKSFSGGSDSHMGIFTGQTGTRLHIPNLAERLKFEPASALALEAIWNGDMVPYGTHQNSEKLTIAFLDYICQIAMYKEDPGLMRILLHKGSIKDKILAFIVTNAFTELRRHKVTMRFVELFHDSFMGKVQSKSKRFMIPKVYKPVFDEAQKIAKSHDLKGQEMVEQMSSAIDMISFKLNKILFDRLKLKIENAFSNDSFKNIELTDIIEKLEIPSEMRLLLESNDNKKNWFSGKKMSNPNLADFIDGLPFPFLASILILGAQFTSARVLYHSRSLLKTFSDKIGKLQHPKRALWLTDTFNDKNGVSIVLQEMLREIKRLDLPIDIMVCSNDIVSDDHLIVIKPLGEFTLPFYEQQPIRFPNFNEIHHLFLENEYDRVICSTEGIMGMVSLYLKNAYSVPAYFYMHTDWVMFSKKALNLDIHNQDRIRRLLRAFYTGFDHLFVLNTDHQKWLIGKEMEIDFKKVFLTAHWVDEKFYPRTSNKKEIFNLEEDDKVLLFTGRLSAEKGVFDVAEIYDSIHDEFPNLKLVFAGTGPAEDKLKKLLPDAVFLGWVDGEKLPDIYSSADLLILPSKFDTFSLVVLESLSCGLPVIAYNSKGPKDIIEHGECGFLASGKKEMKTFINSYFSNNSLANEFKKSAVERAKIYNKEFILDQFLEDMDL encoded by the coding sequence ATGAATGTAATTGATAAGACACCTTCATCATTTAAAAATGAACTGGCTTACGAACTAAAAACATATCTGAATTCGCAAAAGCAAAAATTTCCGGAGGATGAGGTACTGAAAATCGACCTTCATTGTCACGACTATAATAGTGATGTTCCGGATGAATTATTAGGGAGGATATTAAAAGTACCTGAAACATGGCTCCCTACAGAAAGGTTGCTTAAAACACTGAAAAAAAATAAAACTGATGTTATCACAATTACAAATCACAATAATGCCCGATCTTGTTTTGATTTGATAGAGAAGGGAATAGATGTTCTTGTTGGGACCGAATTTAGTTGTACAGTTCCCGATTTTGATATTGGCATTCATGTTTTAACTTATGGGTTCACTCAAAAGCAAGAGATAAAACTTAATAAACTACGAAAGAATGTCTATCAGTTTTTAATGTATGCCCACGCTCATAATATTCCAACCATTTGGGCACATCCATTATATCATTACAGTGTAAAGGGGACCCCTCCATTCGATTTTTTCAGTAAGATGGCTTTGGTTTTTGAACGCTTTGAAGTGCTAAATGGTCAGCGAGATACCTGGCAGAATATGCTGGTAAAAACATGGCTTGAAAGCTTGACCAGGGAACAAATTGATAATGATGCGAAAAAGTTTGATATTGACTTAAGTTTATATTGTACAAATCCATATAAAAAATCATTTTCTGGGGGTTCAGATAGTCACATGGGGATCTTTACAGGGCAAACAGGAACCCGGCTTCATATCCCAAATCTTGCAGAAAGATTGAAATTTGAACCCGCTTCGGCACTTGCTCTTGAAGCCATATGGAATGGAGATATGGTACCTTACGGAACCCATCAAAATTCGGAAAAATTGACCATAGCATTTCTAGATTACATTTGCCAGATAGCCATGTACAAAGAAGATCCTGGATTGATGCGGATATTGCTGCACAAGGGTTCCATTAAGGATAAAATATTGGCTTTTATAGTTACCAATGCTTTTACCGAATTGCGAAGGCATAAAGTTACCATGCGATTTGTCGAATTATTTCATGATAGTTTCATGGGGAAAGTTCAGTCAAAATCGAAAAGATTCATGATCCCGAAAGTGTATAAACCCGTCTTTGATGAAGCACAGAAAATTGCGAAATCGCATGACCTGAAGGGGCAGGAGATGGTAGAGCAAATGAGCAGTGCCATTGACATGATTAGCTTCAAACTGAACAAAATACTGTTTGATCGCTTAAAGCTAAAAATCGAGAATGCTTTTTCGAATGATTCATTTAAAAATATTGAACTTACGGATATTATTGAAAAATTAGAGATCCCAAGTGAAATGAGGTTGCTTCTGGAATCGAATGATAACAAGAAAAATTGGTTCAGTGGCAAAAAAATGTCAAATCCTAATCTTGCCGATTTCATTGATGGCTTGCCATTTCCTTTTCTGGCTTCGATATTGATTTTAGGCGCACAATTTACGAGTGCAAGGGTATTGTATCATAGTAGGTCACTTCTTAAAACTTTTTCTGATAAAATTGGGAAACTGCAACATCCTAAACGTGCGCTATGGCTTACCGATACTTTTAATGATAAAAATGGGGTGTCCATTGTGTTGCAAGAAATGCTCCGCGAAATAAAAAGATTGGATCTGCCTATTGATATCATGGTATGCAGTAACGATATTGTGTCCGACGATCATTTAATTGTTATTAAGCCCCTTGGTGAATTTACGTTACCATTTTATGAACAACAACCGATCCGTTTTCCGAATTTTAATGAGATCCACCATTTGTTTTTAGAAAACGAATATGATCGCGTTATTTGCTCAACCGAAGGCATTATGGGTATGGTGTCATTGTATTTAAAAAATGCATATTCTGTCCCTGCATACTTTTATATGCATACCGATTGGGTCATGTTTTCGAAGAAAGCATTAAACCTGGATATTCATAATCAGGACCGGATAAGACGATTGTTAAGAGCTTTTTATACAGGATTTGACCATCTGTTTGTATTAAATACTGATCACCAAAAATGGCTCATCGGTAAAGAAATGGAGATTGACTTTAAAAAAGTGTTTTTAACGGCTCATTGGGTCGATGAGAAATTCTACCCGCGCACTTCAAATAAAAAGGAAATATTCAATCTTGAGGAGGATGACAAGGTATTGTTATTTACTGGTAGACTTAGTGCCGAGAAAGGGGTTTTTGATGTAGCTGAAATTTATGATTCCATTCATGATGAGTTTCCGAATTTAAAATTGGTGTTTGCCGGAACCGGCCCCGCGGAAGATAAGTTAAAAAAATTGCTTCCTGATGCGGTCTTTCTGGGATGGGTAGACGGTGAGAAACTACCTGATATCTATTCATCCGCTGATTTATTGATCCTGCCCTCAAAATTCGATACATTCAGTTTAGTTGTGTTGGAGTCGTTAAGTTGCGGATTGCCGGTAATTGCATACAATTCAAAAGGCCCAAAGGATATTATTGAACATGGTGAATGTGGATTTCTTGCTTCCGGGAAGAAGGAAATGAAAACATTTATTAATAGTTATTTTTCAAATAATTCATTAGCAAATGAGTTTAAAAAATCAGCTGTTGAAAGGGCCAAGATTTACAATAAAGAATTTATTTTAGATCAATTCCTTGAGGATATGGACTTATAA